The following is a genomic window from Verrucomicrobiota bacterium.
GATGATCGGTGCGGTGGCGGCCCTTTTGCTCGGGTGCCATGTATTGCGGCGTGCCGGCGGGCTGGCTGGCGTCGGTCGCAGTGGCTTGGGCATCCTGCCCATGAGTTGCGGCGGCTTCACGGGATTGGCCAAAAAGATTTTCTGTGAGAACTTGGGTTTTTCGGCAAATATGTAAAGGATGGACAATGGATTGAATAACGACACGGTTATCACAGCGTGATGTGCCGGGAAAAGCTCGGAGTTCCACCCAGCGAGTACCGGGCGCGCTACGGATCATGCGGTGCGTTTTATCACGGGTTAATTTAAAAATGCTGAATCAGGGCGAAGGGATTCACGCACCTTGGCGTCGAGCGATGAGCAGATCACGGATGGCTTTCGGATCGGGCAGCCCGCACAAGGTTTCGGCGGCCTCGACGGTGGCGGCAGTGGAGATGGTAAGGTTACCAATGCCGACCATGCGTCCCCAAAGACCTTGGTCCACATCAATGGAGCGAAGGTCGTGAATGAAAAACTCACGGTAACACTTCGTGACGAGGCCGCGCTCGATGGCAACGCGGTCCTCATACACACGCAGCACGATTGATTTCCGCTTCAACCACGCGATGAGCAGCGGAATCAGCAGCCACGCGAAGAGGAGATACCAGATGTACCCCCACCAAGACGGACGAATCTCCAGCAGGAGGTTGTTGGCGGGCGCGGCCTGTTTTGCGCCGACCGGGTAGCCACACGCCGGACAGGCAGTCGCCTCGGTGGAAACCTGGCCACCGCATTCTGGACATTTGATTAGAGCCATAGTAGCGGGCAGGCTATCATTCCTGCTTGCGAACAGCAACGCCGTTCGGGATGGTATTTGAAGTGGGCGGCAGCAAGCACATTGAATCATTAGGGATTATATGGAAGGGGAAGCACCGGTAGTTTCGTCCCCCACCGCATAAACCCCCTCATCCCATCCTTCTCCCCCACGGTAGAGCAGGCACCCGCTCCCAGCGATTTGATCGCGCCAGTACGGTTTGTACCACACGATATAGGCTGCACCCCGATGCAGTGTTTACCCGTGAATCCGGGATTGATCGCCGGTTGTCATGCTGGTAAATTTTCCCAGCATGATTATGAAAAACAAACTTGGCCTGGCGCTGTGCCTGACGTTGTTGTTGTTGGCGGTTCGGGCGCAAACGGCGGAGGTTCAGACGCAGGAACGGCTGTCGCTGGATCCCGGCTGGCGGTTCAATTTGGGGGACATCCCGTTTCCGGTGATCCAGGGGCACGATGCGACGTATAACAATGCCAAGGCCGGCAAGGCGTGGGGCGCGGCGGCCCCGGAGTTCGATGACTCCAAATGGCGTTCGGTCAATCTGCCGCACGATTGGGTCGTGGAAGGGCCGTTTGATCCGAAAGAAAATGTGTCGCAAGGCTATCGCCCGCGCGGCATCGCCTGGTACCGTCGGCATTTCAAACTTCCCGCTAGCGACCATGGCCGACACATCGAGCTGCAATTTGACGGCGTGGCGACGCATTGTACAGTGTGGGTCAACGGCATTCTCGCGCACCGCAACTGGTGTGGCTACACGTCGTTCGCCATAGACATCACGCCGTTTGCGAAGTATGGCGATGCGGTGAATTCCGTCGCGGTGCGGGTGGATGCCAATGTGATGGAAGGCTGGTGGTACGAGGGCGGTGGCATCTACCGGCACACGTGGATCGCGAAACGCGATCCCGTTCACATTGCCACCGACGGCGTGTTTGCCAATCCTGTCAAACAGGCCGATGGCACCTGGCTGGTGCCGGTGGAGGCCACGTTGAACAGTTCCGCCCGTGCATCCGTAGCGGCAGAAGTCGAGGCCACACTGATGGACCCCGATGGAACACAGGTTGCCCAGGCGGTCGCGCGTGTCAACGTTGCGCCCTTTGAAGACACGGTTGCCAAACTCCCCATCAAGCTCGCCGCGCCCCGCCTCTGGTCCGTGGAAAAACCGGTGCTTTATTCCCTGCGTACCGTGGTGAAGCAGGACGGCAAATCCGGCGATACCGTAACCACGCGCTGTGGTTTCCGCACCATCCGGTTTGACGCGGACAAGGGATTTTTCCTCAATGACCAACCCGTGAAGCTCAAAGGGGTTTGTAACCACCAGGACCACGCTGGAGTGGGCGTTGCCATCCCGGATTCGCTCTGGGAATTCCGGCTGCGCAAACTCAAGGAGATGGGCGTGAATGCCTATCGTTGCTCGCACAATCCGCCCTCGGTGGAGTTTCTGGATTTGTGCGATCAGCTTGGCCTGCTGGTCATGGACGAGAACCGGAACTTCAATTCCACGCCGGAATATTTGCGCCAGCTCGAATGGATGGTGCGCCGGGATCGAAATCATCCCAGCATTATTCTCTGGTCGGTGTTCAATGAGGAACCGATGCAGGGTACGGAAAGCGGCTATGAAATGGTGCGCCGCATGAGCGCGGCGGTTAAGCGCCTTGACACCTCGCGCCCGGTGACCGCAGCGATGAATGGCGGGCAATTTACCCGGTTGAACGTGGCACATGCGGTGGATGTGGTGGGATTTAATTACAGCGCGGAGACGTACGACCGGTTCCACGAGGCCAACAAAACCCTGCCCATGACGAGTTC
Proteins encoded in this region:
- a CDS encoding PH domain-containing protein, whose amino-acid sequence is MALIKCPECGGQVSTEATACPACGYPVGAKQAAPANNLLLEIRPSWWGYIWYLLFAWLLIPLLIAWLKRKSIVLRVYEDRVAIERGLVTKCYREFFIHDLRSIDVDQGLWGRMVGIGNLTISTAATVEAAETLCGLPDPKAIRDLLIARRQGA
- the galA gene encoding beta-galactosidase GalA; translation: MKNKLGLALCLTLLLLAVRAQTAEVQTQERLSLDPGWRFNLGDIPFPVIQGHDATYNNAKAGKAWGAAAPEFDDSKWRSVNLPHDWVVEGPFDPKENVSQGYRPRGIAWYRRHFKLPASDHGRHIELQFDGVATHCTVWVNGILAHRNWCGYTSFAIDITPFAKYGDAVNSVAVRVDANVMEGWWYEGGGIYRHTWIAKRDPVHIATDGVFANPVKQADGTWLVPVEATLNSSARASVAAEVEATLMDPDGTQVAQAVARVNVAPFEDTVAKLPIKLAAPRLWSVEKPVLYSLRTVVKQDGKSGDTVTTRCGFRTIRFDADKGFFLNDQPVKLKGVCNHQDHAGVGVAIPDSLWEFRLRKLKEMGVNAYRCSHNPPSVEFLDLCDQLGLLVMDENRNFNSTPEYLRQLEWMVRRDRNHPSIILWSVFNEEPMQGTESGYEMVRRMSAAVKRLDTSRPVTAAMNGGQFTRLNVAHAVDVVGFNYSAETYDRFHEANKTLPMTSSEDTSAFMTRGEYNTDKQRNIMGSYDDQRAPWGATHRAAWKAIGERPFVAGGFIWTGFDYHGEPTPNQWPSASSVFGCLDLCGFPKAAFYMHQAHWLESKPVLQIVPHWNWPGQEGKPVKVMAIANAQTVALSLNGQALGEKAVDKYDFVTWEVPYAPGRLEAIGKKDGKEVSRCVVETTGEPVALQLLPDRSSLAGDGWDAQPVTVQAVDAQGRLVPTANLMVEFELSGPGAIIGLGNGDPNSHEAEKGNRRSLFNGLAQVIMQSQPGGSGTLTLVAKSSGLKSAEVGIKVESVPARPAVGIAQTAFELQNWRLSPASATPPDPNQRLADNDMNSWAPVEAGKLQSLAGGNYVVYRTQFELSHAVNEVGGKIAFKSITGKAEVWLDGKLLGKKDKFSAGSLTLPLPTGKGNRTLSVLIETEPGKSAGFGKAVAIEPK